The following coding sequences are from one Ancylobacter sp. TS-1 window:
- a CDS encoding DUF1491 family protein, giving the protein MRLKSAIWVSALIRRANGAGAFAAVRRRGAEEAGAIFVKVSTQDGRAALYGPALPSLNAEPEPGVRLFSVIVPAGSAESDAEARMAREIGFDPDLWFVEIEDREGRCFLDLSAD; this is encoded by the coding sequence ATGCGGCTGAAGAGCGCGATCTGGGTCTCTGCGCTGATCCGCCGTGCCAATGGCGCCGGAGCCTTCGCCGCCGTGCGCCGGCGCGGCGCCGAGGAGGCGGGGGCGATCTTCGTCAAGGTGTCGACGCAGGACGGCCGGGCGGCGCTCTACGGCCCGGCTCTGCCCTCGCTTAATGCCGAGCCCGAGCCGGGCGTGCGCCTCTTCTCGGTGATCGTGCCGGCGGGCAGCGCGGAGAGCGACGCCGAGGCGCGCATGGCGCGCGAGATCGGCTTCGATCCCGACCTCTGGTTCGTCGAGATCGAGGACCGCGAGGGCCGTTGCTTCCTCGACCTGTCGGCCGACTAG